One Saccharopolyspora erythraea NRRL 2338 genomic region harbors:
- a CDS encoding NADP-dependent oxidoreductase, whose amino-acid sequence MKATAAQRYGDPDELRFTDVPDPKVGPDEVLVRVKSAGVNPVDWKILSGALDPLLNVHFPLVPGWDVAGVVEQVGLAVWEYEPGDEVIGYVRKDEVQHGTFAELVSAPVRTIARKPASLDWHQAAGLPLAGLTAYQSLARAEAAGGETVLVHAAAGGVGSFGVQIAAAKGLRVIGTASERNHDFLRELGAEPVTYGEGLAERVRELAPDGVDVALDFAGGDAVAVSQSVLKSPRRVVSIVDPGVKEAGGMYHYVRPDSADLTELARLADAGKLAVNVDRVLPLSSAAEAFRVSQEGRTRGKLVLEVS is encoded by the coding sequence ATGAAGGCGACAGCGGCGCAGCGGTACGGCGATCCTGACGAACTGCGGTTCACCGACGTGCCCGATCCGAAGGTCGGCCCGGACGAGGTGCTGGTGCGGGTGAAGTCCGCGGGCGTGAACCCGGTCGACTGGAAGATCCTCAGCGGCGCGCTCGACCCGTTGCTCAACGTGCACTTCCCGCTCGTCCCCGGCTGGGACGTCGCCGGTGTGGTCGAGCAGGTCGGCCTGGCGGTCTGGGAGTACGAGCCAGGTGACGAGGTGATCGGGTACGTGCGCAAGGACGAGGTCCAGCACGGCACCTTCGCCGAGCTCGTCTCCGCCCCGGTGCGCACCATCGCCCGCAAGCCCGCGTCGCTGGACTGGCACCAGGCCGCGGGCCTGCCGCTGGCCGGGCTCACCGCGTACCAGTCGCTGGCGCGGGCGGAGGCCGCCGGAGGCGAGACGGTGCTGGTGCACGCGGCGGCCGGAGGCGTCGGCTCGTTCGGAGTGCAGATCGCCGCGGCCAAGGGCCTGCGCGTCATCGGCACGGCCAGCGAGCGCAACCACGACTTCCTGCGCGAGCTGGGCGCCGAGCCGGTGACCTACGGCGAAGGGCTGGCCGAGCGCGTCCGCGAGCTCGCGCCGGACGGGGTGGACGTCGCGCTGGACTTCGCGGGCGGCGACGCCGTGGCGGTGTCGCAGTCGGTGCTGAAGTCGCCGCGGCGGGTGGTCTCCATCGTCGACCCCGGGGTGAAGGAAGCCGGCGGCATGTACCACTACGTGCGGCCGGACTCGGCCGACCTGACCGAGCTCGCGCGGCTGGCCGACGCCGGGAAGCTCGCGGTCAACGTCGACCGGGTGCTGCCGCTGTCCTCGGCGGCCGAGGCGTTCCGGGTCAGCCAGGAGGGGCGCACCCGCGGCAAGCTCGTGCTCGAGGTGTCCTGA